Part of the Colius striatus isolate bColStr4 chromosome 4, bColStr4.1.hap1, whole genome shotgun sequence genome, AGAGAAATAAGCAACAGGTTAACAAATCTCCACCAACCAGAACACTTCACTGAAGTTTCTTTACATGTTCTATATAGTGATACATCTGTAATTGTTACTGTGTGACAGCTGGGATCAAAATTACATCGATGGTCTTCCTCACTATGAAGTTAcattaaaaccccaaaagcaaacatagaatcattttggttggtatatattatcaagtccaaccaataacctaacactgccaagcaaccatatccctcagcacttaaACTATGCATCTTTCacatatctccagggacagtaACTCCAtcgcttccctgggcagcctgcaaCAGTgctttaacaaccctctcagtgaaaaagttctttcagatctccaatctaaatctccctctggtgcaacttgagcccatttcctcttgtcctagaattcattactggagagaagacacCGACTCTTACCTCACTACAacatcctttcaggtagctgtagagagtgatcatgtctgcTCTCAGCgacctcttctctagactaaactgccccagctccctcagctgctcctcatcagacttgtgctccagacccttcaccagctttcctgcccatctctggacacactccaacacctcaatgtccttcttgtagtgagaggcccagaactggacacagtatttgaggtgtggcctcaccagcagtGAGCACATAGGagaacaatcacctccttgtTCCCCCTGGTCACACTATtcctgacacaagccaggatgccattggccttcttggccacctgggcacactgctggctcatattcagctggctgttgatcaacacccccaggtccttttctgccaggcagctttccagccactctgcctcaaCCCTGTAGCATTCCCTGGGGTTGTTGTgctccaagtgcaggactcGGCACTTGGCTTCATTGAatctcatgcaattggccttggctCATCGCTCCATCCTGTTCAGgtgcctctgaagagccttcctgccctcaagtgGATCTACACACCCCCAGCAAATTTATTGAAGGTGGGTGCACTCCATCCCTTCtcccagatcattgataaagatgttaaacaaaacaggccccaacTGAGCTctgggaacaccactggtgaccagctgccaatTGGATTTAACTGCATTCCACActggccatccagacagttttccatccatctcactgtaggtccatccaagccatgggcagacagtttctcctccttccagcccttcttgtagatgagtgTCACACTTGCCATCCTCCAGTACTTTATGACCTCCTCAGTGAGCCAGGACTTCTAGCAGACGATGggagagtggcttggtgagcacttctGCCAACTCTCTCAGCACCATCTGGCCCCATGGGCTTGTGTGCACCAAAGTGAAGCAACAGGTCACACCATTTCCCTCTGGACTAAGGGGGCCTCATTCTGTCCCCTGTCCCTGTCTTCCGGCTCAGGGGGCCAAGTGCCCAGAAAATAGACAGTTttactattgaagactgaggctgAGAAGGCAttgagtacctcagccttttcctcatcctcgGTTACCATGCTTCCCCAAGTCCATTAAAGGATGAAGATCTCCTTAACCCTCCTTTTGTGGctgatatatttatagaaacttttcctaTTGTCTCTTACAGCAGTGGTCAGCTCAAGTTCTAATTGtgccttggcccttctaattttctccctacgTGACCTCACAGCATCCTTGTTAATTCTCCTGGGCTGCCTGATcctaaattctctttttcctcctgagcttcaGCAGAAGCTCCCTCTTCAGCCACGAATGTTTTTTGCCCCAACAGCTCATCATCTTGCACACGGGAACAGCTTTATCCTCTAAGATTTCCTTGAAGAACATCCAGCTTTCCTGAACTCCTTTACCCTTCAGGACTGTCTCACAAGGGACTCTCGCAATCAACCTCCTAAACAGGTGAAAGTCTGCCCTCTGGAAATCTAAGGTGGCAGTTCTGCAGATCCCCCTCCTTGCCTCTCTGAGGATTGAGAATTTGACTACTTCATGATCACTATGCTCTAGGCAGACTCCAACCATCTCATCCCCCACCAGACCCTCTTTGTTTGTAAACACCAGGACCAGCAAGGCACCTTTCATCATTGGCACTCTCACTAGCTGCCTGAGGAAGTGATCTCTGCACACTCCAGAAACCTCCTGGACtatctcctctctgctgtgttgtattaaCAGCAGACATTCAGTAGGTTTAAGTCCCCCATAAGAAAAAAGGGCCAGCAATCCCAACAGTTCTCACAGTTACCTAAAGAACCTCTCATCTACCTCCTCATCCTATCTGGGAGGTCTATAACAGACTCCTACCATGACATCCCCATTGTTGTCCTTGCCTCTCATTCCTACCCAAAAACACTCAACCCTATCTTCACCATCACTGACTTCTAAACAGTCAAGACACCCTCTAACACAGAGGGCTACCCCTCCacctctcctgccctgcctgtccctTCTGAAGGGTCCATagccatccagtgcagcactcCAGTCCTGTGACTTATCCCACCACACCTCCATAGACAGCAAAGATGTCATACTTGCCTGGGTACACAATGGCTTTCAGCTCCTCTTGTTTGTTGCCCACGCTGCATGCATTAGTATAGATGCACTTCAGACGGGTAACTTGCTTACATTTTAAGAATAACTCTACTAGGAGCTTTAATGGTACACTTAAATTCTACTTGCAGGCTGACAATGTTAGGAGTTACAAAGTGCCATTTTACCTCTTCAAAATCTATAAAGAACATTCAGTACACCATATTCTCTCATATATGACAGCCAAGACCCATATAGCATTAAAtgcacttttgttttttttcccaaacattATAGATTCCAAATACCAAGCAACCAACAGAAATGCAATTAAAACGaacaaaatatgtattttgcttttagaaAGGAGAGAACTCACTTTGTTTTTTGTGTCTGTAGGAGTGACATCTGGGATTGCTGGAGCTGATGCAGCTTCATCCAAGTAGGAATTGTCTTCATCAGCTAAAAGCTCATCACCTAACGCATCCAGTTCTGAAATTGAGTTATGTTGGTTGAAAAATTATGCAAGGAATTCCTTTTGCCAAAGAAAAGTTGCTCTGACAGAGAAAGGGGATTTATACTGAATGCTTACATTCATACTCATTTAGCATTATTTAGTCATCAGTTGGGAATACGCACACAAAGAATACAGAGAACCTTCTCCTTCATTGTAATATCTCTCATGTTTGTCTCATACTCTTGTTACTGCTCTTAAAATAAATGCAGCTcataaaaaaaagtgatttaaactgtttttaaaacacactTAAAGAATTAGACTAAATTAAAAATGAGTGTATTGCGATTTTTATATTCAGTAATGTAAAAATCATTCTCTACTTTCCTAACCTGCTTCCAAGTCATCTTCATCAATCTCTGGTGTCCCGTAGCTACGACTCAGTGCCTCCTGGACTTCATTGGCTTCTTCCATCATATCCTCTAACTGATCTTGTATGTCCTGAAGCAAGAAACAATTGCAACTAATCCATATTTAATAGTTTCAGTCAAATTTATCAAAGCTTAATTAAATTTATCAAAGCTTAATTTCCAACatacaaggattttttttaatgtataaacTATTTTTTGAAGCAGTATTAATACAAGTCAAGATGCATCTATTCAGTACTATAGTGTGACCTTAAATGTATGAGGTAGAAAAAGAGGAAcgtgaaaatatctctgcaaaTATGTTTTGGTTTAAGTATTCTTCAGGGTAAAAATCTCTAATAAATTACCTAGAGTCTAGCATTATCTTGAAAAGCAGTACAGTATGAAACCTAGAGAAATTAAGTCTACAATCTAGAAAACAGGCACTAACCTGAGTTGCATTACAGCAAGTTTATAAGGTACTTTAGCCTATTGGTACTCTACTTGAGTACAAGCAAGAAGACAATGTCTGCCTAAAGGTTTACAATGCAGGCCATATATAAAAACAGCATAGGAGAGACAATTTAGAAGAAATTCCATACTGGCATTTCATAACAGTTTTTGATAAGTGCAACATATTTCAAATTATACTTGGAGGTCTTAAGGGGGGGGTTATGCATTTTCTGAAGACAGGGTCAGGCCCTGTAGACCTCTTGAAATTACAGTTTTTGTTTGTCTGGGTTTTGGTAGGGGCTTTTTGGTgggtttctttttggttttgggttttgttcctttcttaATCAGACACTACCTGGAACTGGGGAAGCAAAAGACTAATCTGAATACTGCTaactggggagggggggagcaggggaacagaaaaaaaaaaaaacatagcgTAAAGTCTTCACCAACATTTACCctgaaatgcagaagaaaggaaaggagagattcAAGATTAGCCCAGCAAGGAAACAACAATTAGTGCAGGAAGGCAAAGAACTGATCGTGTAGTAACAGAGAAATTAAGAAGGGATTATGATGGTGGTACCATAATAAAAGAAAGGCAAACTCAAACAGTCAGCTTAACTTCAAGTTACATAGTCCACTCATCACTATTTCAGTACACTGCTTCTGTTCTTTAATAATTCAAACTATAACAGCTCACCTCAATTTGATCAATTTTGACTTGCTTGTAagctttcttcatttctttcaccCCCAGTTTCATCGCATCAACCTAGAATAGAGTCAAAAAACATGCTTGTATCTGATGTAGCACATACAAATTAAACAAATGTGACATTAGTATACTGGTACCGTTGTCTTTGTGTCCTTCAGTGCCTGAATAGTGTAATTAGCTTGTTCCATATTGAAAGACTGTTGTGATAGATTATCCCTCTGTTGTTCATACCTGTTAAAGACAATGCAGACAATGTCTTTAAAACACCATCACTATCTAGTTTCacaaaaattctttaaaaaacaaaagaaaaagcagcagcagtagtcTGAACATAGGAACAAGtggtttaggggtttttttaggtttggttttgttggttttttttttaaatttatgatAAGCAATGTAAGAATAA contains:
- the CHMP5 gene encoding charged multivesicular body protein 5; translated protein: MNRFFGKAKPKAPPPSLTDCIGTVDSRAESIDKKIARLDAELVKYKDQMKKMREGPAKNTVKQKALRVLKQKRMYEQQRDNLSQQSFNMEQANYTIQALKDTKTTVDAMKLGVKEMKKAYKQVKIDQIEDIQDQLEDMMEEANEVQEALSRSYGTPEIDEDDLEAELDALGDELLADEDNSYLDEAASAPAIPDVTPTDTKNKDGVLVDEFGLPKIPAT